A genomic stretch from Rhineura floridana isolate rRhiFlo1 chromosome 18, rRhiFlo1.hap2, whole genome shotgun sequence includes:
- the LOC133372346 gene encoding solute carrier family 2, facilitated glucose transporter member 1 isoform X1 encodes MESGRGKQMTAQLMLAVGGAVLGSLQFGYNTGVINAPQKVIEEFYNQTWHNRYGDYISPGTLTTLWALSVSIFSVGGMLGSFSVGLFVNRFGRRNSMLASNVLAFLAAALMGFSKMAASFEMLVLGRFVVGVYSGLSTGFVPMYVGEVSPTALRGALGTLHQLGVVIGILIAQVFGMDLIMGSENLWPLLLGFTFVPALVQCILLPFAPESPRFLLINLNEENKAKSVLKKLRGTTDVSSDLQEMKEESRQMMQEKKVTIPELFRSPMYRQPILIAVVLQLSQQLSGINAVFYYSTRIFEKSGVQQPVYATIGAGVVNTAFTVVSLFIVERAGRRTLHLIGLGGMAGCAILMTIALALLDQMAWMSYVSIIAIFGFVAFFEIGPGPIPWFIVAELFSQGPRPAAFAVAGLSNWTSNFIVGMGFQYVEEACGAYVFIIFMVLLILFFIFTYFKVPETKGRTFDEIASGFRQGGALQGDNKTPDEFHGLGADSQV; translated from the exons CAGATGACTGCTCAGTTAATGCTAGCAGTTGGAGGAGCAGTTTTGGGATCTTTGCAATTTGGCTACAACACTGGAGTCATCAACGCCCCACAGAAG GTGATAGAAGAATTTTATAATCAAACGTGGCACAACCGTTATGGGGACTACATCAGCCCTGGCACCCTCACCACGCTGTGGGCCCTCTCTGTATCCATCTTCTCTGTCGGTGGGATGCTCGGCTCATTCTCTGTGGGGCTGTTCGTCAACCGCTTTGGACG GCGGAATTCCATGCTGGCATCCAACGTCCTCGCCTTCCTTGCTGCTGCCCTGATGGGTTTCTCAAAGATGGCTGCCTCTTTTGAGATGCTGGTTCTTGGCCGCTTCGTCGTCGGGGTATATTCTGGCCTCAGCACGGGCTTTGTACCCATGTACGTGGGAGAAGTGTCACCCACAGCCCTCCGTGGGGCTCTGGgaacgcttcatcagctgggcgTTGTGATTGGAATCCTGATAGCACAG GTGTTTGGCATGGATTTGATCATGGGGAGTGAGAACCTGTGGCCACTCCTGCTGGGTTTCACCTTCGTCCCTGCCTTGGTGCAATGTATCCTGCTGCCGTTTGCCCCAGAGAGCCCCCGTTTCCTCCTTATCAACCTCAATGAGGAGAACAAAGCCAAGAGTG TTCTAAAGAAGCTCCGAGGGACAACCGATGTCAGCAGTGACCTCCAGGAAATGAAGGAGGAGAGCCGGCAGATGATGCAGGAGAAAAAAGTTACCATCCCAGAACTTTTCCGCTCACCCATGTACCGCCAACCCATCCTCATTGCTGTTGTCTTGCAGCTTtcccagcagctctctgggatcaATGCG gtgttcTACTATTCAACTAGAATCTTTGAAAAATCTGGTGTGCAACAGCCGGTCTATGCTACCATTGGGGCAGGGGTTGTGAACACAGCCTTCACAGTTGTTTCA TTGTTCATAGTCGAGAGGGCAGGGAGACGGACTCTGCATCTCATTGGCCTGGGTGGAATGGCGGGCTGCGCAATCCTCATGACCATCGCGTTGGCTCTTCTG GATCAAATGGCCTGGATGTCTTATGTCAGCATTATCGCCATCTTTGGCTTTGTGGCATTTTTTGAGATTGGTCCAGGCCCCATTCCATGGTTCATTGTGGCGGAGCTCTTCAGCCAAGGCCCACGGCCTGCGGCGTTTGCTGTGGCCGGCCTCTCGAACTGGACATCAAACTTCATTGTGGGGATGGGCTTTCAGTACGTTGAG GAGGCCTGCGGTGCCTATGTCTTCATCATTTTCATGGTGCTGCTGATCCTCTTCTTCATCTTCACCTACTTCAAGGTGCCTGAGACGAAAGGTCGAACCTTTGACGAGATTGCCTCTGGGTTCCGCCAAGGGGGAGCTCTGCAGGGTGACAATAAGACACCAGACGAATTCCACGGCTTGGGTGCCGACTCCCAAGTTTAA
- the LOC133372346 gene encoding solute carrier family 2, facilitated glucose transporter member 1 isoform X2 has product MESGRGKMTAQLMLAVGGAVLGSLQFGYNTGVINAPQKVIEEFYNQTWHNRYGDYISPGTLTTLWALSVSIFSVGGMLGSFSVGLFVNRFGRRNSMLASNVLAFLAAALMGFSKMAASFEMLVLGRFVVGVYSGLSTGFVPMYVGEVSPTALRGALGTLHQLGVVIGILIAQVFGMDLIMGSENLWPLLLGFTFVPALVQCILLPFAPESPRFLLINLNEENKAKSVLKKLRGTTDVSSDLQEMKEESRQMMQEKKVTIPELFRSPMYRQPILIAVVLQLSQQLSGINAVFYYSTRIFEKSGVQQPVYATIGAGVVNTAFTVVSLFIVERAGRRTLHLIGLGGMAGCAILMTIALALLDQMAWMSYVSIIAIFGFVAFFEIGPGPIPWFIVAELFSQGPRPAAFAVAGLSNWTSNFIVGMGFQYVEEACGAYVFIIFMVLLILFFIFTYFKVPETKGRTFDEIASGFRQGGALQGDNKTPDEFHGLGADSQV; this is encoded by the exons ATGACTGCTCAGTTAATGCTAGCAGTTGGAGGAGCAGTTTTGGGATCTTTGCAATTTGGCTACAACACTGGAGTCATCAACGCCCCACAGAAG GTGATAGAAGAATTTTATAATCAAACGTGGCACAACCGTTATGGGGACTACATCAGCCCTGGCACCCTCACCACGCTGTGGGCCCTCTCTGTATCCATCTTCTCTGTCGGTGGGATGCTCGGCTCATTCTCTGTGGGGCTGTTCGTCAACCGCTTTGGACG GCGGAATTCCATGCTGGCATCCAACGTCCTCGCCTTCCTTGCTGCTGCCCTGATGGGTTTCTCAAAGATGGCTGCCTCTTTTGAGATGCTGGTTCTTGGCCGCTTCGTCGTCGGGGTATATTCTGGCCTCAGCACGGGCTTTGTACCCATGTACGTGGGAGAAGTGTCACCCACAGCCCTCCGTGGGGCTCTGGgaacgcttcatcagctgggcgTTGTGATTGGAATCCTGATAGCACAG GTGTTTGGCATGGATTTGATCATGGGGAGTGAGAACCTGTGGCCACTCCTGCTGGGTTTCACCTTCGTCCCTGCCTTGGTGCAATGTATCCTGCTGCCGTTTGCCCCAGAGAGCCCCCGTTTCCTCCTTATCAACCTCAATGAGGAGAACAAAGCCAAGAGTG TTCTAAAGAAGCTCCGAGGGACAACCGATGTCAGCAGTGACCTCCAGGAAATGAAGGAGGAGAGCCGGCAGATGATGCAGGAGAAAAAAGTTACCATCCCAGAACTTTTCCGCTCACCCATGTACCGCCAACCCATCCTCATTGCTGTTGTCTTGCAGCTTtcccagcagctctctgggatcaATGCG gtgttcTACTATTCAACTAGAATCTTTGAAAAATCTGGTGTGCAACAGCCGGTCTATGCTACCATTGGGGCAGGGGTTGTGAACACAGCCTTCACAGTTGTTTCA TTGTTCATAGTCGAGAGGGCAGGGAGACGGACTCTGCATCTCATTGGCCTGGGTGGAATGGCGGGCTGCGCAATCCTCATGACCATCGCGTTGGCTCTTCTG GATCAAATGGCCTGGATGTCTTATGTCAGCATTATCGCCATCTTTGGCTTTGTGGCATTTTTTGAGATTGGTCCAGGCCCCATTCCATGGTTCATTGTGGCGGAGCTCTTCAGCCAAGGCCCACGGCCTGCGGCGTTTGCTGTGGCCGGCCTCTCGAACTGGACATCAAACTTCATTGTGGGGATGGGCTTTCAGTACGTTGAG GAGGCCTGCGGTGCCTATGTCTTCATCATTTTCATGGTGCTGCTGATCCTCTTCTTCATCTTCACCTACTTCAAGGTGCCTGAGACGAAAGGTCGAACCTTTGACGAGATTGCCTCTGGGTTCCGCCAAGGGGGAGCTCTGCAGGGTGACAATAAGACACCAGACGAATTCCACGGCTTGGGTGCCGACTCCCAAGTTTAA
- the LOC133372346 gene encoding solute carrier family 2, facilitated glucose transporter member 1 isoform X3 — protein MTAQLMLAVGGAVLGSLQFGYNTGVINAPQKVIEEFYNQTWHNRYGDYISPGTLTTLWALSVSIFSVGGMLGSFSVGLFVNRFGRRNSMLASNVLAFLAAALMGFSKMAASFEMLVLGRFVVGVYSGLSTGFVPMYVGEVSPTALRGALGTLHQLGVVIGILIAQVFGMDLIMGSENLWPLLLGFTFVPALVQCILLPFAPESPRFLLINLNEENKAKSVLKKLRGTTDVSSDLQEMKEESRQMMQEKKVTIPELFRSPMYRQPILIAVVLQLSQQLSGINAVFYYSTRIFEKSGVQQPVYATIGAGVVNTAFTVVSLFIVERAGRRTLHLIGLGGMAGCAILMTIALALLDQMAWMSYVSIIAIFGFVAFFEIGPGPIPWFIVAELFSQGPRPAAFAVAGLSNWTSNFIVGMGFQYVEEACGAYVFIIFMVLLILFFIFTYFKVPETKGRTFDEIASGFRQGGALQGDNKTPDEFHGLGADSQV, from the exons ATGACTGCTCAGTTAATGCTAGCAGTTGGAGGAGCAGTTTTGGGATCTTTGCAATTTGGCTACAACACTGGAGTCATCAACGCCCCACAGAAG GTGATAGAAGAATTTTATAATCAAACGTGGCACAACCGTTATGGGGACTACATCAGCCCTGGCACCCTCACCACGCTGTGGGCCCTCTCTGTATCCATCTTCTCTGTCGGTGGGATGCTCGGCTCATTCTCTGTGGGGCTGTTCGTCAACCGCTTTGGACG GCGGAATTCCATGCTGGCATCCAACGTCCTCGCCTTCCTTGCTGCTGCCCTGATGGGTTTCTCAAAGATGGCTGCCTCTTTTGAGATGCTGGTTCTTGGCCGCTTCGTCGTCGGGGTATATTCTGGCCTCAGCACGGGCTTTGTACCCATGTACGTGGGAGAAGTGTCACCCACAGCCCTCCGTGGGGCTCTGGgaacgcttcatcagctgggcgTTGTGATTGGAATCCTGATAGCACAG GTGTTTGGCATGGATTTGATCATGGGGAGTGAGAACCTGTGGCCACTCCTGCTGGGTTTCACCTTCGTCCCTGCCTTGGTGCAATGTATCCTGCTGCCGTTTGCCCCAGAGAGCCCCCGTTTCCTCCTTATCAACCTCAATGAGGAGAACAAAGCCAAGAGTG TTCTAAAGAAGCTCCGAGGGACAACCGATGTCAGCAGTGACCTCCAGGAAATGAAGGAGGAGAGCCGGCAGATGATGCAGGAGAAAAAAGTTACCATCCCAGAACTTTTCCGCTCACCCATGTACCGCCAACCCATCCTCATTGCTGTTGTCTTGCAGCTTtcccagcagctctctgggatcaATGCG gtgttcTACTATTCAACTAGAATCTTTGAAAAATCTGGTGTGCAACAGCCGGTCTATGCTACCATTGGGGCAGGGGTTGTGAACACAGCCTTCACAGTTGTTTCA TTGTTCATAGTCGAGAGGGCAGGGAGACGGACTCTGCATCTCATTGGCCTGGGTGGAATGGCGGGCTGCGCAATCCTCATGACCATCGCGTTGGCTCTTCTG GATCAAATGGCCTGGATGTCTTATGTCAGCATTATCGCCATCTTTGGCTTTGTGGCATTTTTTGAGATTGGTCCAGGCCCCATTCCATGGTTCATTGTGGCGGAGCTCTTCAGCCAAGGCCCACGGCCTGCGGCGTTTGCTGTGGCCGGCCTCTCGAACTGGACATCAAACTTCATTGTGGGGATGGGCTTTCAGTACGTTGAG GAGGCCTGCGGTGCCTATGTCTTCATCATTTTCATGGTGCTGCTGATCCTCTTCTTCATCTTCACCTACTTCAAGGTGCCTGAGACGAAAGGTCGAACCTTTGACGAGATTGCCTCTGGGTTCCGCCAAGGGGGAGCTCTGCAGGGTGACAATAAGACACCAGACGAATTCCACGGCTTGGGTGCCGACTCCCAAGTTTAA